In Stieleria varia, one genomic interval encodes:
- a CDS encoding sulfatase-like hydrolase/transferase, with amino-acid sequence MPLSRIALVLLVGFFTAGRAMAVNESSKQPPNIVFFFADDQTTSTLGCYGNPIVQTPNIDSMARRGVRFENMFVSQAICWVSRTTILSGLVGRSYGTARSPEDARADAVQTLYSDILRQNGYRTGYFGKWHAKMPQGYKQQDHFDEFEAIGRNPYYKRQPDGSLRHETDLIVDRGIEFIQNHPKDKPFALNMWFNACHAEDGDRRPGIGHFPWPESANGMYEDVAIYPPPLNDPAIFEALPEFLKTTINRERFFWRWNTDAKYQTNMRAYFRMVSGIDNAIGRFIDELQKAGLADNTIIVYSADNGYYMGNRGLAGKWSHYEEALRVPLIIMDPRVPKSEQGKVTDALALNVDLPATFLDWSGASIPQRYQGHSLRAVVNGNTPDDWRKETFHEHFAVRNRIPAFEGLRNQQFKYVRYFDHGNHEFLHDLQNDPSELINLAGDPKYAQTLAEMRQRTTQQVAEYGGPLDPLNAKFSASTPPHPVASAAVTVSPGKDGFVNLFNGKNLNGWEGDPKYWSVKDGAITGVTDGSLKMNRFLTWKGSTIQNFDLRVKVKVSAGGNSGLQYRGTSRPDIGLDVVTGYQCDVVADNPNYNGMLYEERGRRILSHTGEKVIVAPNGQPWIVGHFPVKEFEPDQWHDFRVLVQGNHHQHWIDGHPTADLIDLDAAGRSLEGVLAVQVHVGPAMQIQYKDFMIKHLPDELPLKTAEQHQIPADAVGVRPQGRLPKDWKPPVYGQQ; translated from the coding sequence ATGCCGCTTTCACGGATCGCTCTTGTACTGTTGGTTGGGTTCTTCACCGCAGGCCGCGCCATGGCGGTGAATGAATCATCCAAACAGCCACCCAACATCGTGTTTTTCTTTGCCGATGATCAAACCACCAGCACCCTAGGGTGTTACGGAAATCCGATCGTTCAGACGCCAAACATCGACTCAATGGCACGCCGAGGGGTGCGGTTTGAGAACATGTTTGTCAGTCAAGCGATTTGCTGGGTCAGTCGGACGACGATCCTCAGCGGGCTGGTCGGTCGCAGCTATGGAACTGCTCGTTCACCCGAAGACGCTCGGGCTGATGCGGTGCAGACGCTCTATTCCGACATCTTGCGTCAGAACGGCTATCGGACCGGCTATTTCGGGAAATGGCACGCCAAGATGCCGCAGGGATACAAACAACAGGATCACTTCGACGAGTTCGAGGCGATCGGCCGAAACCCTTATTACAAACGTCAGCCCGATGGCAGTCTGCGGCACGAAACGGACTTGATCGTCGATCGCGGCATCGAGTTCATTCAAAACCACCCCAAGGACAAGCCGTTTGCCTTGAACATGTGGTTCAACGCCTGCCATGCGGAGGACGGCGATCGTCGTCCCGGTATCGGTCACTTTCCTTGGCCCGAAAGCGCCAACGGAATGTACGAGGACGTCGCGATTTATCCGCCGCCGCTGAACGATCCGGCCATTTTCGAGGCGTTGCCAGAATTCCTGAAAACGACGATCAATCGCGAGCGTTTCTTTTGGCGATGGAACACCGATGCGAAGTATCAAACCAACATGCGGGCTTACTTTCGCATGGTCAGCGGCATCGACAACGCGATCGGTCGGTTCATCGACGAGCTGCAAAAGGCTGGCTTGGCTGACAACACCATCATCGTCTACTCCGCCGACAACGGTTACTACATGGGCAACCGAGGACTTGCCGGCAAGTGGTCCCATTACGAGGAAGCTTTGAGGGTGCCGCTGATCATCATGGATCCTCGAGTCCCCAAGTCAGAGCAGGGCAAAGTCACCGACGCATTGGCGCTGAACGTTGACTTGCCCGCGACGTTCCTCGATTGGTCTGGGGCCAGCATCCCACAGCGTTACCAAGGGCACAGCCTGCGAGCGGTCGTCAATGGCAACACCCCGGATGATTGGCGCAAGGAGACCTTTCACGAGCACTTTGCCGTTCGCAATCGGATCCCGGCTTTCGAAGGCCTCCGCAACCAGCAATTCAAATACGTGCGATACTTTGATCATGGCAACCACGAGTTCCTGCATGATCTGCAGAATGATCCCAGCGAGTTGATCAATCTTGCGGGCGATCCAAAGTACGCGCAAACACTGGCGGAGATGCGCCAGCGAACGACGCAGCAAGTCGCAGAGTACGGAGGACCGTTGGACCCGTTGAATGCAAAGTTCTCGGCATCGACCCCGCCGCATCCGGTCGCGTCCGCCGCTGTCACGGTCTCACCGGGCAAAGACGGTTTCGTCAATCTCTTCAACGGCAAGAATCTCAATGGTTGGGAAGGCGACCCGAAATACTGGTCGGTCAAAGACGGTGCGATCACCGGTGTCACCGACGGTTCGCTGAAGATGAATCGCTTCTTGACGTGGAAGGGATCGACGATCCAAAACTTTGATCTACGCGTCAAAGTAAAAGTGTCGGCAGGCGGCAACAGTGGCCTGCAGTACCGAGGAACTTCGCGACCTGATATCGGACTGGATGTTGTCACCGGATACCAATGCGATGTCGTCGCCGATAACCCCAACTACAACGGAATGCTTTACGAAGAGCGTGGGCGTCGAATCCTGTCGCACACGGGGGAGAAAGTCATCGTGGCTCCCAACGGACAACCGTGGATCGTCGGCCATTTTCCCGTCAAAGAATTTGAGCCGGACCAATGGCACGACTTTCGCGTGCTCGTTCAAGGAAACCATCACCAGCATTGGATCGATGGTCATCCCACCGCCGACCTGATCGACCTGGACGCCGCCGGTCGATCCTTGGAAGGCGTGTTGGCCGTGCAAGTTCACGTCGGGCCCGCAATGCAGATTCAATACAAAGATTTTATGATCAAGCATTTACCCGATGAACTACCCTTGAAAACAGCGGAACAACACCAGATTCCCGCTGATGCCGTGGGCGTACGTCCACAAGGTCGACTGCCCAAAGACTGGAAGCCACCGGTTTACGGTCAGCAGTAG
- the ppk2 gene encoding polyphosphate kinase 2: MSKSSQTTSTSKASHNGKAKSPKKKSSGLRPSAEGDIAPSLQQDSLEQFEVEQAIDAAQQSKITAVEDIIKKTPPHDVHTLAKTLETIISGASPEDATILRNALLQKSAPMGAKRHSGPDELLSDDWRDGGYPYRNLMSRKNYEKQKYHLQVELLKLQAWVKESRAKLVILFEGRDAAGKGGAIKRFMEHLNPRGARVVALEKPTEIERGQWYFQRYIQHLPTAGEIALFDRSWYNRAGVERVMGFCDEEEYAEFMRQVPEFERNLVRSGVQLVKFWFSVSRDEQRRRFKEREAHPLKQWKLSPVDLASLDKWDDYTRAKESMFFYSDTYDAPWTVVKSDCKKRARLNAMRYVLHTIPYENKDLEAIGPVDPLLVGRANIVFERGEKSGSKPSF, translated from the coding sequence ATGAGCAAGTCATCGCAGACAACGTCGACCTCCAAGGCATCCCACAACGGAAAGGCGAAATCGCCCAAGAAAAAATCCTCGGGGCTGCGACCGAGCGCAGAAGGCGACATCGCGCCCTCGCTGCAACAAGATTCGTTGGAGCAATTCGAGGTCGAACAGGCGATCGATGCGGCGCAGCAGTCCAAGATCACCGCAGTCGAGGACATCATCAAAAAGACTCCGCCACACGATGTTCACACCTTGGCGAAAACGTTGGAAACGATCATCAGCGGCGCATCGCCGGAAGACGCAACGATTCTGCGAAACGCGTTGCTGCAGAAATCCGCGCCGATGGGAGCCAAACGTCACTCCGGACCCGACGAGTTGCTTTCTGACGACTGGCGAGACGGTGGGTACCCGTATCGCAATTTGATGTCGCGAAAGAACTATGAAAAGCAGAAGTATCATTTGCAGGTCGAACTGCTGAAGCTGCAGGCTTGGGTAAAAGAGTCTCGTGCCAAACTGGTGATCTTGTTCGAGGGACGTGACGCAGCGGGGAAAGGAGGCGCGATCAAACGCTTCATGGAGCATTTGAATCCTCGTGGTGCGCGTGTCGTCGCATTGGAGAAACCCACCGAAATCGAACGCGGTCAATGGTACTTTCAGCGATACATCCAGCACTTGCCGACCGCCGGCGAAATCGCGCTCTTCGATCGTTCCTGGTACAACCGCGCCGGTGTCGAACGCGTGATGGGATTCTGCGACGAAGAGGAGTATGCGGAGTTCATGCGTCAGGTGCCCGAGTTTGAACGCAACCTGGTCCGCAGTGGTGTGCAGTTGGTCAAGTTCTGGTTTTCGGTCAGCCGCGATGAACAGCGGCGTCGATTCAAAGAACGCGAGGCGCATCCGCTGAAGCAGTGGAAGCTGTCTCCCGTCGATTTGGCATCGCTGGACAAATGGGACGATTACACGCGAGCCAAGGAATCGATGTTCTTTTACTCGGACACCTACGATGCACCTTGGACGGTCGTCAAGTCAGACTGCAAGAAACGTGCTCGGCTCAATGCGATGCGTTATGTCTTGCACACGATTCCTTATGAGAACAAGGATCTCGAAGCGATCGGTCCGGTGGACCCTCTGCTCGTCGGACGAGCCAATATCGTGTTCGAGCGAGGGGAGAAATCGGGCAGCAAACCATCGTTCTAG